Proteins from a single region of Caldisericota bacterium:
- a CDS encoding MFS transporter, which produces MKREVKLGFISQLFANLALFTPHLFIPQLAESFGATKFEIGLLSTFFSATIFLSSWFFGRIADRIGRRRIIIIGFLASSIAFTLGYFASSYTELLLIRILGGATAGIYPGALAAYIYEKKGTMGRFSSFGAIGSAIAQYISGVVATLLGLPHLFIISGISFFISLIFVAASIKKEEYIAINIPLFPINIIKKNKHIYIPLFLRHMGATGIWAFWVLYLGQIGVNNYWKGILFTFNFATQFLVMYFIMDRISGKKSIGWGLILSAAIFLYFTIVPNYLWIIPAMIATGFAWSFLFTGSLKEITEKNKEKATASGLIQSSISLGNIFGPLVAGVIVTLTGTYKGIMYLAFFLTIIAYMYYSVQIKKA; this is translated from the coding sequence ATGAAAAGAGAAGTTAAATTAGGGTTTATCAGCCAACTTTTTGCAAATCTTGCACTCTTCACACCACATCTTTTTATTCCACAACTTGCAGAGTCGTTTGGCGCAACAAAATTTGAGATAGGCCTTCTCTCTACATTCTTCTCTGCCACCATTTTTCTTTCCTCCTGGTTTTTTGGAAGAATCGCTGACCGAATAGGTAGGCGAAGAATTATAATTATTGGATTTCTCGCGTCTTCCATTGCTTTTACACTTGGATACTTTGCCAGCAGTTATACGGAATTACTCCTCATAAGAATTTTAGGAGGTGCCACTGCAGGTATTTACCCAGGGGCACTCGCAGCATATATATACGAAAAAAAAGGCACCATGGGGAGATTCTCATCATTTGGAGCAATTGGCTCTGCTATTGCTCAATACATATCGGGTGTCGTAGCAACTCTCTTGGGTTTACCACATTTATTCATTATCAGTGGAATTTCATTTTTTATCTCGCTCATCTTTGTTGCAGCTAGCATCAAAAAAGAGGAATACATAGCAATCAACATACCTCTTTTCCCAATCAATATAATTAAAAAGAACAAGCATATATACATTCCCCTATTTTTAAGACATATGGGCGCTACAGGGATATGGGCTTTTTGGGTGCTATACCTGGGTCAGATAGGAGTAAACAATTACTGGAAGGGAATTTTATTTACATTTAACTTCGCCACACAATTCTTGGTAATGTATTTTATTATGGATAGAATTTCAGGAAAAAAATCGATAGGATGGGGCCTTATTCTATCTGCGGCAATATTTTTATACTTTACTATTGTCCCTAATTACCTCTGGATCATCCCAGCAATGATTGCAACAGGATTTGCATGGTCATTTCTTTTTACAGGCTCACTAAAAGAAATTACTGAAAAAAATAAGGAAAAAGCAACAGCGTCGGGACTGATTCAATCATCAATAAGTCTTGGAAATATTTTTGGCCCTCTCGTAGCAGGGGTTATTGTAACTCTTACGGGCACGTACAAAGGAATAATGTACCTAGCTTTCTTTCTTACGATTATAGCATATATGTATTACTCTGTACAAATAAAAAAAGCTTAA
- a CDS encoding MFS transporter: MSNFLAAIGFSIFFVIFNIYLRKIGISTAHIGMINAAFPWGLAFFIFISGIISDNIGRKKSFILGIWVETTMLLLLILTKNPYLMMWAAFFQGMGSSFFIVSEAPFLTESSSSFERTHLFSFSFSALIIGDFIGSLLSGFLPSILSKSEIIGMKYTLFTGIIILLASSFFLYQLNENWQKTKKKINFNMFFESFKALKKDFKKLKIVIIFAVTNFMLGAGAGLIIPFFNLYFKDKFQLPISSIGIIFSIGSIVTATGTLIAPVIKERFGAIKAIVLMQALSLPFILVLAFTKKTYLAITSYFTRGALMNAAVPVNQNTYMELVPEDIKASAVSITEMSWNISWGIAASISGILIGQFGYTLPILLMFAFYLSGVLFFYINMQNYKITDEKRS; this comes from the coding sequence ATGAGCAATTTCCTGGCAGCAATAGGATTTAGCATTTTCTTCGTTATATTTAATATATATCTTCGTAAAATAGGAATTAGCACTGCACATATAGGCATGATAAATGCCGCTTTCCCATGGGGCCTGGCTTTTTTTATTTTTATATCAGGTATCATTTCTGATAATATTGGAAGAAAAAAATCCTTTATATTGGGTATATGGGTTGAGACCACCATGCTTTTACTCTTAATTCTTACTAAGAACCCTTACTTAATGATGTGGGCAGCATTTTTCCAGGGTATGGGTTCTTCGTTTTTTATCGTTTCAGAAGCACCATTTCTTACGGAAAGCAGCTCAAGTTTTGAACGCACACACTTATTCAGCTTTTCTTTTTCAGCACTTATTATAGGCGACTTTATCGGTTCACTTCTTAGCGGTTTCTTACCCAGTATCCTCAGTAAATCAGAGATAATAGGAATGAAATACACTCTGTTCACTGGTATTATAATCCTTCTTGCATCTTCTTTTTTTCTGTATCAATTGAATGAAAATTGGCAAAAGACAAAGAAAAAAATTAATTTCAACATGTTTTTTGAATCTTTTAAAGCGTTAAAAAAAGATTTTAAAAAACTGAAAATAGTTATCATATTTGCAGTTACCAATTTCATGTTGGGTGCCGGAGCTGGCCTTATAATACCGTTTTTCAACTTGTACTTTAAAGATAAGTTCCAACTCCCTATAAGTTCCATAGGGATTATTTTCTCCATCGGAAGTATTGTCACGGCGACAGGGACATTAATAGCCCCTGTGATTAAAGAGCGTTTTGGAGCAATAAAAGCCATTGTTCTCATGCAGGCTCTTTCGCTGCCATTTATTCTTGTGCTTGCCTTTACTAAAAAAACTTATCTTGCCATTACATCGTATTTTACAAGAGGGGCACTGATGAACGCAGCAGTCCCTGTTAATCAAAATACTTATATGGAATTAGTTCCCGAAGACATCAAAGCATCAGCGGTAAGCATTACAGAAATGTCATGGAATATTTCCTGGGGGATTGCTGCTTCTATTTCGGGTATACTTATTGGACAGTTTGGATATACACTGCCTATTCTTCTTATGTTTGCTTTTTACCTCTCTGGAGTTTTGTTCTTCTACATAAATATGCAAAATTACAAAATAACCGATGAAAAGAGAAGTTAA
- a CDS encoding small multi-drug export protein, whose protein sequence is MKEWIYLIFITFLPGIELRGSIPLAILHYNKNIFLSSAIIICVNILLIPIVFLMWQLIIFLAEEITIVDKYLNYVRKRARSLVDKYGFWGLVILVAIPLPGTGAYTGTLAAELFAMKKRKAFLAIGLGVIIAGIIVTLASIGTIPLKGINK, encoded by the coding sequence ATGAAAGAATGGATCTACCTAATTTTTATAACGTTTCTTCCTGGAATTGAGCTAAGAGGTTCGATTCCGTTGGCTATTTTACACTACAATAAAAATATTTTTCTTAGCTCTGCAATAATAATTTGTGTGAACATATTACTCATACCTATTGTTTTTCTGATGTGGCAACTGATAATATTTCTCGCTGAAGAAATAACCATCGTTGATAAATATCTTAATTATGTAAGAAAAAGAGCAAGATCGCTAGTTGATAAATACGGATTCTGGGGACTTGTCATTTTAGTGGCAATCCCCCTGCCAGGCACCGGGGCATACACTGGCACACTCGCAGCAGAGCTTTTTGCTATGAAGAAAAGAAAAGCTTTTCTTGCAATAGGGTTGGGTGTTATCATCGCAGGAATAATTGTTACGCTTGCTTCAATCGGAACGATTCCCTTAAAAGGAATAAACAAATAA
- a CDS encoding ABC transporter permease, whose amino-acid sequence MKIARIIKMAISSLRVNKMRTFLSTLGVIVGVASLILITSVGYGAQHAILSNIESLGSNVVIITPGQKTNLFKAAMAGTSTVLKPLTYEDVKYLKKKLPDTRISPETRISASVKYGNSTISTSGIGTNVDAFFVSNYTLASGRRFTNQDIDGYRNVCILGATTKDSLFGNTDPTGQYIKINDIKYLVIGTLKSLGSMGMMDLDDIIVMPITTLQAHTGKSDVQVIYVKAMDDMPMDVLGARIKSLLIVRHGSENFSINSEQQYVDLATDITNIFTLMLTAIGSIALIVGGIGIMNIMLASVAERTREIGIRKAVGAKNWDVLLQFLLESTLISGGGGIIGIIVGVVLSLLIPQSFIPTRITSTSIIVGFSVAVLIGIFFGVYPAKKAAQLNPVEALRYE is encoded by the coding sequence ATGAAAATTGCAAGAATAATAAAAATGGCAATATCATCACTCAGAGTAAATAAGATGAGAACATTCCTTTCTACATTAGGCGTCATTGTAGGTGTTGCATCGCTTATTCTTATTACTTCAGTTGGATATGGCGCTCAACATGCTATTCTTTCGAATATTGAATCTCTTGGTTCAAATGTCGTTATTATTACCCCCGGGCAAAAAACGAATTTATTTAAAGCTGCAATGGCAGGGACAAGTACAGTTCTAAAACCTCTTACGTATGAAGATGTAAAATACCTTAAAAAGAAATTGCCCGACACACGAATTTCACCAGAGACTCGCATCAGTGCCAGCGTAAAGTATGGCAATTCGACAATTTCCACAAGTGGCATAGGAACAAATGTTGATGCGTTTTTTGTATCAAACTATACTTTAGCTTCAGGCAGGAGATTCACTAACCAGGATATTGATGGATATCGGAATGTATGTATTTTAGGTGCTACAACAAAAGACAGTTTATTTGGTAATACGGATCCAACAGGCCAATATATAAAGATAAATGATATAAAATATTTAGTTATAGGCACACTAAAATCGTTGGGCTCAATGGGTATGATGGACTTAGACGATATTATTGTCATGCCTATTACGACACTTCAAGCACATACAGGAAAAAGTGATGTCCAGGTAATTTATGTAAAAGCAATGGATGATATGCCGATGGATGTCCTGGGCGCCCGCATTAAGAGCCTTCTCATTGTAAGACACGGATCAGAAAATTTCTCTATAAATAGCGAACAACAGTACGTAGACCTTGCTACAGATATAACAAATATTTTTACTCTCATGCTTACAGCTATAGGATCTATTGCGTTGATTGTTGGCGGCATTGGCATTATGAACATAATGCTAGCCTCTGTTGCCGAAAGAACACGCGAAATAGGGATACGTAAAGCAGTAGGAGCAAAAAATTGGGATGTTCTACTTCAGTTTCTTCTGGAATCTACACTTATATCTGGAGGTGGGGGTATAATAGGAATCATTGTAGGCGTTGTTTTATCGTTACTTATTCCTCAGAGTTTTATACCTACCCGTATTACATCTACATCCATTATAGTGGGATTTAGTGTGGCTGTTCTCATCGGTATATTCTTTGGTGTTTATCCTGCAAAAAAAGCAGCACAATTAAATCCAGTCGAAGCATTAAGGTATGAATAG